In uncultured Bacteroides sp., one genomic interval encodes:
- the ppdK gene encoding pyruvate, phosphate dikinase, producing MDKKRVYTFGNGQAEGKAEMKNLLGGKGANLAEMNLIGVPVPPGFTITTDVCSEYYELGRDKVVDLLTEDVEKSVAKVEALMKSKFGDVENPLLVSVRSGARASMPGMMDTILNLGLNDEVVEGLTRKTGNARFAWDSYRRFVQMYGDVVLGMKPTNKEDIDPFEAIIEEVKESKGVKLDNELEVEDLKVLVKKFKEAVKKQTGHDFPTCAYEQLWGAICAVFDSWMNERAILYRKMEGIPAEWGTAVSVQAMVFGNMGDTSATGVCFSRDAGTGEDLFNGEYLINAQGEDVVAGIRTPQQITKIGSQRWAELAGISEDVRVAKYPSMEEAMPEIYKELDEIQTRLENHYRDMQDMEFTVQEGKLWFLQTRNGKRTGAAMVKIAMDLLHQGVIDEKTALKRVEPNKLDELLHPVFDKTALKSVKVIAKGLPASPGAATGQIVFFADDAAKWHADGHKVVMVRIETSPEDLAGMAVAQGILTARGGMTSHAAVVARGMGKCCVSGAGALKIDYKSRTLEVGGVTLKEGDYISINGSTGEVYEGKVATQAAELSGDFADLMALADKYTRMKVRTNADTPHDAEVARKFGAVGIGLCRTEHMFFEGEKIKAMREMILAENEEGRKVALAKILPYQKADFKGIFKAMAGCPVTVRLLDPPLHEFVPHDDKGQQEMADAMGVSFKHIQQRVEALHEQNPMLGHRGCRLGNTYPEITRMQTRAILGAALELKKEGVETFPEIMVPLTGLLLEFKEQENIIREEAAALFAEVGDSIDYKVGTMIEIPRAALTAERIAQGAEFFSFGTNDLTQMTFGYSRDDIASFLPIYLEKKILQVDPFQVLDQNGVGQLVQMAVEKGRSVRSDLKCGICGEHGGEPSSVKFCHRVGLNYVSCSPFRVPIARLAAAQAAIEE from the coding sequence ATGGATAAGAAAAGAGTTTATACCTTTGGTAACGGTCAAGCAGAAGGTAAGGCCGAGATGAAAAACTTATTGGGTGGCAAAGGCGCTAACCTGGCAGAGATGAACCTTATTGGCGTACCCGTACCTCCAGGTTTTACTATTACTACAGACGTTTGTTCAGAATACTACGAACTAGGACGCGATAAAGTTGTTGACTTATTAACGGAAGACGTTGAAAAATCAGTAGCTAAAGTTGAAGCATTAATGAAATCAAAGTTTGGAGATGTTGAAAATCCATTGTTGGTTTCTGTACGTTCGGGCGCTCGTGCTTCAATGCCGGGTATGATGGATACTATTCTGAATTTAGGTTTGAATGATGAAGTAGTTGAAGGTCTTACCCGTAAGACAGGCAACGCTCGTTTTGCATGGGATTCATACCGTCGTTTCGTACAAATGTATGGAGACGTGGTTCTTGGTATGAAGCCTACTAATAAAGAAGATATTGATCCTTTCGAAGCAATTATTGAGGAAGTAAAAGAATCAAAAGGAGTAAAGCTTGATAATGAACTTGAAGTGGAAGACTTGAAAGTTCTGGTTAAGAAATTTAAAGAAGCCGTTAAGAAACAAACTGGTCATGATTTCCCAACTTGTGCATACGAACAATTATGGGGAGCAATTTGTGCTGTATTCGATTCATGGATGAATGAACGTGCTATCTTATATAGAAAGATGGAAGGCATTCCTGCTGAATGGGGAACAGCCGTAAGTGTTCAGGCAATGGTGTTTGGTAATATGGGAGATACTTCCGCTACAGGTGTTTGTTTCTCAAGAGATGCTGGTACAGGAGAAGATCTTTTCAATGGTGAATACTTGATCAATGCTCAAGGCGAAGATGTGGTAGCCGGTATACGTACTCCACAACAAATTACTAAGATAGGCTCTCAACGTTGGGCAGAATTGGCAGGTATTTCCGAAGATGTACGTGTGGCGAAATATCCTTCTATGGAAGAAGCTATGCCTGAAATTTATAAAGAACTTGATGAAATCCAGACTAGGCTGGAAAACCATTATCGAGATATGCAGGATATGGAATTTACTGTTCAGGAAGGTAAACTTTGGTTCCTTCAGACTAGAAACGGTAAACGTACCGGTGCTGCTATGGTTAAGATTGCTATGGATTTGCTCCATCAAGGTGTGATTGATGAAAAAACAGCCTTGAAACGTGTAGAACCAAATAAACTTGATGAATTACTGCACCCTGTATTTGATAAAACTGCACTTAAGAGTGTTAAAGTTATTGCAAAAGGTTTGCCGGCTTCACCGGGTGCTGCTACAGGTCAAATCGTATTCTTTGCAGATGATGCAGCAAAATGGCATGCCGATGGTCACAAGGTTGTGATGGTTCGTATAGAAACATCCCCAGAAGATCTTGCTGGTATGGCTGTTGCTCAAGGTATTCTAACAGCTCGTGGAGGTATGACATCTCATGCAGCAGTCGTTGCTCGTGGTATGGGTAAATGCTGCGTATCGGGTGCCGGTGCATTGAAAATCGATTATAAATCAAGAACTCTTGAAGTAGGAGGTGTTACTTTAAAAGAAGGCGATTATATCTCAATAAATGGTTCAACAGGTGAAGTTTATGAAGGTAAGGTTGCAACTCAGGCTGCTGAACTTTCCGGAGACTTTGCAGATTTGATGGCTTTGGCCGACAAATATACCAGAATGAAAGTCAGAACAAATGCTGATACTCCTCATGATGCTGAAGTTGCACGTAAGTTTGGAGCTGTAGGTATCGGACTTTGTCGTACTGAGCACATGTTCTTCGAAGGTGAGAAAATTAAAGCAATGCGTGAAATGATTCTTGCAGAGAATGAAGAAGGCAGAAAGGTTGCTTTAGCTAAAATTCTTCCTTATCAGAAAGCAGACTTTAAAGGTATCTTTAAAGCAATGGCAGGCTGTCCTGTAACAGTTCGTCTGCTTGATCCTCCTTTGCATGAATTTGTTCCTCATGATGATAAAGGTCAGCAGGAAATGGCAGATGCTATGGGTGTTTCATTTAAGCATATACAACAACGTGTAGAAGCTCTTCACGAACAGAACCCGATGTTGGGACACCGTGGCTGCCGTTTAGGAAATACATATCCTGAAATTACACGTATGCAAACCCGGGCAATTCTTGGCGCTGCACTCGAACTAAAGAAGGAGGGAGTTGAAACATTCCCTGAAATCATGGTTCCGCTTACCGGATTGTTGCTTGAGTTTAAAGAGCAGGAAAACATAATCCGCGAAGAAGCTGCAGCGTTATTTGCAGAAGTGGGTGATAGTATTGACTATAAAGTTGGTACAATGATTGAAATACCTCGTGCTGCATTAACCGCGGAGCGTATTGCTCAAGGTGCAGAGTTCTTCTCATTCGGAACAAACGACCTTACTCAAATGACTTTTGGATATTCACGTGATGATATTGCTTCATTCTTACCTATATATTTGGAAAAGAAGATTCTGCAAGTCGATCCATTCCAGGTTCTTGATCAGAATGGAGTAGGGCAGTTAGTTCAAATGGCTGTGGAAAAAGGCCGTTCTGTTCGTTCGGATTTGAAATGTGGTATCTGTGGAGAGCATGGGGGAGAACCTTCTTCAGTTAAGTTCTGTCACAGAGTTGGTTTGAATTATGTTAGCTGTTCACCATTCCGCGTGCCTATTGCTCGATTAGCAGCGGCTCAGGCAGCTATAGAAGAATAA
- the rlmD gene encoding 23S rRNA (uracil(1939)-C(5))-methyltransferase RlmD, whose translation MSRKTKDLPILEKVTITDVAAEGKAIAKVNDWVVFVPYVVPGDVVDLKIRKRKHHYAEAEAVHFHEYSPVRATPFCEHYGICGGCKWQCLPYEEQIKYKEKQVVDNLTRIGKIEMPQVSPILGSEKTTFYRNKLEYTFSNKRWLTREEVEKEVTYEHMDAVGFHIPGAFDKVLAIEKCWLQDDISNKIRNAVRDYAYEHNYTFFNLRSQDGMLRNLIIRTSSTGELMVILVCKIVEDNEMDLFKDLLAFIADKFPEISSLLYVINNKCNDTITDQEVLVFKGNDHIFEEMEGLKFKIGPKSFYQTNSEQAYNLYKIARNFAGLTGNELVYDLYTGTGTIANFVSKQAKQVIGIEYVPEAIEDAKVNSNINGIENTLFFAGDMKDMLTQDFINQYGRPDVIITDPPRAGMHQDVIDVILFAEPKRIVYVSCNPATQARDLSLLDIKYKLTAVQPVDMFPHTHHVENVVLLEKR comes from the coding sequence GTGTCGCGTAAAACTAAAGATCTTCCTATCTTAGAAAAGGTAACAATAACAGATGTGGCTGCTGAGGGCAAAGCCATTGCAAAAGTAAACGACTGGGTAGTATTTGTACCATATGTGGTACCAGGTGATGTAGTGGATCTGAAAATCAGAAAGAGAAAACATCATTATGCTGAAGCAGAAGCTGTACATTTCCATGAATATTCGCCTGTCAGAGCAACTCCATTTTGTGAGCATTATGGTATATGCGGTGGCTGCAAATGGCAATGTTTGCCATACGAAGAGCAAATTAAATATAAAGAGAAACAAGTTGTAGACAATCTTACCCGCATCGGAAAAATCGAGATGCCTCAAGTGTCTCCTATTCTTGGCTCTGAAAAGACAACGTTTTATCGTAATAAACTGGAATATACTTTTTCAAATAAAAGATGGCTTACAAGAGAAGAAGTTGAGAAAGAAGTTACATACGAGCACATGGATGCTGTAGGATTCCATATTCCGGGAGCCTTTGATAAGGTTCTTGCCATTGAAAAATGCTGGTTGCAGGATGACATATCTAATAAGATAAGAAACGCAGTGAGAGATTATGCGTATGAGCATAATTACACTTTCTTTAATCTAAGAAGTCAGGATGGTATGTTGCGTAACTTAATAATACGAACTTCATCCACCGGAGAATTAATGGTTATTCTTGTTTGCAAGATAGTTGAAGATAATGAAATGGACTTATTTAAGGACTTATTAGCATTCATTGCTGATAAATTCCCGGAAATATCATCGCTGCTATATGTTATAAACAATAAATGCAATGATACTATTACCGATCAGGAAGTTCTTGTTTTTAAAGGCAACGACCATATATTTGAAGAAATGGAAGGACTTAAGTTCAAAATTGGACCTAAATCTTTCTACCAGACAAATTCTGAGCAAGCATACAACCTATATAAGATAGCACGAAACTTTGCAGGTCTTACTGGCAATGAGCTGGTATACGACTTATATACCGGAACCGGAACAATTGCAAACTTTGTTTCAAAACAAGCAAAGCAGGTTATTGGTATTGAATACGTTCCTGAAGCTATTGAAGATGCCAAAGTTAACTCCAACATTAACGGAATAGAGAATACATTATTCTTTGCCGGAGATATGAAAGATATGCTTACACAGGACTTTATTAATCAATATGGACGTCCGGATGTGATTATAACTGACCCTCCCCGTGCAGGTATGCATCAGGATGTTATTGATGTTATTCTTTTTGCCGAACCTAAACGTATTGTTTACGTAAGTTGCAATCCGGCTACACAGGCAAGAGATCTTTCATTATTAGATATAAAATACAAACTAACAGCTGTTCAGCCGGTTGATATGTTCCCACATACACATCATGTTGAGAATGTTGTTTTGCTTGAAAAGAGATAA
- a CDS encoding RluA family pseudouridine synthase codes for MRKKKKGTPAERAKANITTFDVTEPCELMTFLMNKLSGISRTTAKSLLSKRQVMVENKITTQYNCELRPGMKVKISKDKGRKEFTSSLLKLVYEDAFLLVIDKREGLLSMGTDKQKERTAHSILNEYVQRSGKQHRVYIVHRLDKDTSGLMVFAKDEKTKFTLQDYWDEIVKDRRYVAAVSGEMEKDFGTITSWLKDNKVFVTYSSMSNNGGDKAITHYKTIKRANGYSLIELELETGRKNQIRVHMQDLHHPVLGDIKYGDGVNPLGRLALHAFKLSFYHPVTGDLLEFETPYPSSFKKLFIKQAPVQKEESSK; via the coding sequence ATGAGAAAAAAGAAAAAAGGTACGCCAGCAGAACGCGCCAAGGCAAACATTACTACTTTTGATGTAACTGAGCCTTGCGAGCTAATGACGTTCTTAATGAATAAATTGAGCGGTATAAGTCGCACTACTGCAAAGTCTTTACTATCAAAACGCCAAGTGATGGTAGAAAATAAGATTACCACTCAGTACAACTGCGAACTTCGTCCCGGAATGAAGGTAAAAATCAGCAAGGACAAGGGTAGAAAGGAATTTACCAGCAGTTTACTTAAACTGGTATACGAAGATGCTTTCCTCCTTGTGATTGATAAAAGAGAAGGATTGCTTTCCATGGGCACAGATAAGCAGAAAGAGCGTACAGCTCATTCTATTCTGAACGAATATGTGCAACGTTCAGGAAAACAACATCGCGTTTACATTGTTCACCGACTAGATAAAGACACTTCCGGACTAATGGTATTTGCTAAAGATGAAAAAACAAAATTCACTTTGCAGGACTATTGGGATGAAATTGTAAAAGACAGACGTTATGTGGCTGCAGTTTCAGGAGAAATGGAAAAAGACTTCGGAACAATCACTTCATGGCTAAAAGATAACAAGGTTTTTGTCACTTATTCAAGCATGAGTAACAACGGAGGCGACAAGGCTATTACACATTATAAAACAATAAAACGAGCTAATGGATATTCTCTTATAGAGCTTGAATTAGAAACCGGAAGAAAAAATCAGATTCGTGTTCATATGCAGGATTTGCATCATCCGGTATTAGGTGATATTAAATATGGTGATGGAGTTAATCCTCTTGGCAGACTTGCTCTGCACGCCTTTAAACTTAGTTTTTATCATCCTGTAACTGGTGATTTACTTGAGTTTGAAACTCCTTACCCTAGTTCGTTCAAGAAGCTATTCATCAAACAAGCTCCTGTTCAAAAAGAAGAAAGCTCTAAATAA
- a CDS encoding Cof-type HAD-IIB family hydrolase encodes MYKLLVLDLDGTLTNSQKKITRKTKEALLKAQENGVKIVLASGRPTYGIVPLADELNLDARGGYILSYNGGEIIFWKTKELLHARLLDSQVIPYLYDCAKRNDLAIITYQDEYIITEKPDDIYVHKEAFLNKMKIKKVDDFLSFIDFPVAKCLITGDPEQLVILEKEMNEHLKGSMGVYRSEPYFLELVPNGIDKAQSLSILLNKLGITPNEMIACGDGFNDLSMIRFAGLGVAMANAQLAVKEQADFITLSNEEDGVAHVVERFLL; translated from the coding sequence ATGTATAAACTCTTAGTACTCGATCTTGATGGAACTCTGACTAATTCACAAAAGAAAATAACACGAAAAACAAAAGAGGCTTTATTAAAAGCTCAGGAGAATGGAGTGAAAATTGTACTTGCTTCAGGAAGGCCAACTTATGGTATTGTTCCTTTAGCGGACGAGTTGAATCTGGATGCTCGGGGAGGTTATATTCTTTCTTATAATGGGGGAGAAATTATCTTTTGGAAAACAAAAGAACTTCTTCATGCAAGATTGCTTGATTCTCAGGTTATTCCTTATTTGTACGATTGTGCTAAAAGAAATGATCTGGCAATAATTACATATCAGGATGAGTATATTATAACTGAGAAGCCTGATGATATATATGTGCACAAGGAAGCTTTCCTTAATAAGATGAAAATTAAGAAGGTAGATGATTTTCTGTCGTTTATTGATTTTCCTGTAGCAAAATGTTTAATCACCGGAGATCCCGAGCAATTAGTCATCTTGGAAAAGGAAATGAATGAGCATTTGAAAGGTTCTATGGGTGTTTATCGTTCTGAGCCTTACTTCCTTGAATTAGTGCCAAATGGAATAGATAAAGCACAGTCGCTAAGTATCTTATTAAATAAATTAGGTATAACTCCGAATGAAATGATTGCTTGTGGGGATGGCTTTAATGATTTGTCAATGATCCGGTTTGCCGGACTAGGAGTGGCTATGGCAAATGCTCAGCTGGCGGTAAAAGAACAAGCTGATTTTATTACTCTTTCTAATGAAGAAGATGGAGTAGCCCATGTAGTAGAACGATTCCTATTGTGA
- the rmuC gene encoding DNA recombination protein RmuC, with protein sequence MELTLLIVCTVLLLLILLILLSKGKSKEDSNRIEDSIKEQNNRLESIIREQNIRLEAVLREQSHENRDELGKSIREFRTEITTTLNTSIQQMQDALHKNMLTGNELQKEKFEAMGKTQEALIQSTEKRLDEMRLVVEEKLQKTLNERIGQSFEIVRNQLESVQKGLGEMKSLAQDVGGLKKVLTNVKMRGTFGEVQLGALLEQMMSPEQYDANVKTKKSGTEFVEYAIKLPGKDDANSTVYLPIDAKFPKDVYEQYYDAFEAGDTALIDSSSKQLEITIKKMAKDIHDKYIDPPFTTDFAIMFLPFESIYAEVIRRTSLVETLQKDFKIVVTGPTTLGAILNSLQMGFRTLAIQKRTGEVWSVLGAVKTEFSKFGGLLEKVQKNIQTAGDQLEEVMGKRTRAIERRLKQVEALPAEESQKILPLVDMDDDE encoded by the coding sequence ATGGAATTGACTTTATTAATTGTTTGTACTGTTTTATTGCTTCTCATCCTTTTAATACTATTGAGTAAAGGTAAAAGCAAAGAAGATAGCAACCGGATAGAGGATTCTATCAAAGAGCAAAATAATCGCCTGGAAAGTATTATCAGAGAACAGAATATTCGTCTGGAAGCAGTTTTAAGAGAGCAATCGCATGAAAACCGTGACGAGCTAGGCAAATCTATACGCGAATTCCGTACAGAAATAACAACTACCCTTAACACTTCAATCCAACAAATGCAGGATGCGCTCCATAAGAATATGTTGACCGGTAACGAACTTCAGAAAGAGAAGTTTGAAGCTATGGGTAAAACGCAGGAAGCGCTTATACAATCTACCGAAAAAAGACTCGATGAGATGCGCTTGGTTGTAGAAGAGAAACTTCAAAAGACACTGAACGAACGTATTGGCCAGTCTTTCGAGATTGTTCGCAACCAGCTTGAGAGCGTTCAAAAGGGATTGGGTGAAATGAAATCTCTGGCTCAGGATGTGGGCGGATTAAAGAAGGTATTGACAAACGTTAAGATGCGCGGAACATTTGGCGAAGTACAATTAGGGGCTTTATTGGAACAGATGATGAGTCCGGAGCAATACGACGCCAATGTCAAGACAAAGAAAAGCGGTACAGAATTTGTGGAATATGCAATTAAACTTCCTGGAAAAGATGATGCTAATTCGACTGTCTATCTGCCTATCGATGCTAAGTTTCCTAAAGATGTATACGAGCAATACTACGATGCATTTGAAGCCGGAGATACTGCTTTAATTGATTCATCATCCAAGCAACTTGAAATTACCATTAAGAAAATGGCAAAAGATATTCATGACAAGTATATTGATCCGCCGTTTACAACAGATTTTGCCATTATGTTTCTTCCTTTTGAAAGCATCTATGCAGAAGTTATCCGCAGAACATCATTGGTAGAGACCTTACAAAAGGATTTCAAGATTGTAGTTACCGGACCAACAACGCTTGGGGCTATACTTAATAGTCTACAGATGGGATTCCGCACACTGGCTATTCAAAAGAGAACAGGTGAAGTGTGGAGTGTTCTTGGCGCTGTAAAAACAGAGTTCAGCAAGTTTGGTGGGTTATTAGAGAAGGTTCAGAAGAATATTCAGACTGCAGGAGATCAGCTTGAAGAAGTAATGGGTAAACGTACCCGTGCCATTGAAAGACGCTTAAAGCAGGTTGAAGCTTTACCAGCCGAAGAGTCACAAAAGATTCTTCCTCTTGTTGATATGGACGATGATGAATAA
- the nhaA gene encoding Na+/H+ antiporter NhaA encodes MIKPLAYSFNSFIKHHVNGGIVLMVVAVLAMIVANSPWSDTYLSILDYPVSLQIGSFNLFSHNGEPMLISTFINDALMAIFFFSVGLEIKRETLVGELSNLRQALLPIIAACGGMIIPVITYFCIAPQAPGSNGIAIPMATDIAFSLGVLGLLGKRVPLSLKIFLTTFAVADDIGGIIVIALFYATHLQFGYLLIAAAILAFMLWANIKLEVVNKGFYVFLGIVVWYLFLQSGIHSTIAGVLVAFTIPSRPHIKIGKYIERIRENIQSFPVSNNDSIILEQDQLERLKSIESSSDHVISPLQSMEDSLQGAVNYFIMPVFAFANAGVVLAGAEGDVLGSVTFAVALGLVLGKFIGIFSFTWMTIKLKISKMPEGMNWKNLAGVSMLGGVGFTVALFIATLSFGNAESVLLNQAKLGIIGGTVIAGLLGYLYLHKVLPKKEYSDDNE; translated from the coding sequence ATGATTAAACCGCTTGCATACTCTTTTAATAGCTTTATAAAGCATCATGTAAACGGTGGAATAGTGCTCATGGTTGTAGCTGTTCTAGCTATGATTGTGGCCAACTCACCATGGAGTGATACTTATCTTTCTATTCTGGATTATCCCGTATCTTTGCAGATTGGCAGTTTTAATCTCTTCAGTCACAACGGAGAGCCAATGTTAATATCTACATTCATTAATGATGCGTTAATGGCAATCTTTTTCTTTTCTGTGGGATTAGAGATTAAGCGCGAAACATTGGTTGGTGAACTCTCAAACCTGCGTCAGGCTTTATTGCCAATTATTGCTGCATGCGGAGGCATGATTATTCCTGTAATTACCTATTTCTGTATTGCTCCACAAGCTCCCGGAAGTAATGGTATAGCTATACCAATGGCAACTGATATTGCTTTCTCTTTGGGTGTTTTAGGATTGCTGGGTAAACGTGTACCTTTAAGTCTGAAGATATTTCTTACTACCTTCGCTGTAGCCGATGATATTGGTGGTATAATCGTTATTGCACTATTTTATGCTACACATCTTCAATTTGGATATTTACTTATAGCAGCAGCAATTCTTGCATTTATGCTTTGGGCAAACATTAAGCTTGAGGTTGTAAATAAAGGATTCTATGTTTTTCTGGGTATTGTAGTTTGGTACTTATTCCTTCAATCGGGCATTCATAGTACAATAGCAGGGGTGCTGGTTGCATTTACGATTCCTTCCAGACCACACATTAAAATAGGAAAGTATATTGAACGAATTCGTGAGAATATCCAGTCGTTCCCTGTATCCAATAATGATTCTATAATTTTGGAACAAGATCAGCTAGAAAGACTTAAAAGTATAGAGTCTTCTTCCGATCACGTTATTTCACCTTTACAATCAATGGAAGATTCTCTGCAGGGGGCCGTAAACTACTTCATTATGCCTGTTTTTGCTTTTGCCAATGCCGGTGTTGTACTTGCTGGTGCAGAAGGAGATGTTCTTGGAAGTGTAACCTTTGCTGTTGCTTTAGGACTTGTTTTGGGTAAGTTCATAGGAATATTCTCATTTACATGGATGACCATTAAACTGAAGATATCTAAGATGCCTGAAGGTATGAATTGGAAGAATCTGGCTGGTGTATCTATGTTAGGAGGTGTTGGCTTTACTGTTGCACTGTTTATAGCCACTCTTTCTTTTGGGAATGCAGAGTCTGTTTTATTGAACCAGGCAAAGCTCGGTATTATTGGAGGAACCGTAATTGCTGGATTGTTAGGTTATTTATATCTGCATAAGGTTCTCCCTAAAAAAGAGTATTCAGATGATAATGAATAA
- the lepA gene encoding translation elongation factor 4 has protein sequence MKNIRNFCIIAHIDHGKSTLADRLLEYTKTIQVTGGQMLDDMDLERERGITIKSHAIQMEYLYKGEKYILNLIDTPGHVDFSYEVSRSIAACEGALLIVDASQGVQAQTISNLYMAIDHNLEIIPVINKCDMASAMPEEVEDEIVELLGVDRSTIIRASGKTGMGVEEILEAIIERVPCPVGDEEAPLQALIFDSVFNSFRGIIAYFKITNGVIRAGDKVKFFNTGKEYAADEIGVLKMDMIPRKELRTGDVGYIISGIKTSKEVKVGDTITHIARPCSKAISGFEEVKPMVFAGVYPIEAEDFEDLRASLEKLQLNDASLTFQPESSLALGFGFRCGFLGLLHMEIVQERLDREFDMNVITTVPNVSYQIYDKQGVMTEVHNPGGMPDPTLIEHIDEPYIKASVITKTDYIGPIMTLCLGKRGELTKQEYISGNRMEIHYDMPLGEIVIDFYDKLKSISKGYASFDYHQSGFRPSKLVKLDILLNGEPVDALSTLTHVDNAYDLGKRMCEKLKELIPRQQFDIAIQAAIGAKIISRETIKAVRKDVTAKCYGGDISRKRKLLEKQKKGKKRMKQIGNVEVPQKAFLAVLKLD, from the coding sequence ATGAAGAATATACGTAACTTTTGCATTATTGCACATATTGACCACGGTAAATCCACTTTGGCTGACAGACTACTTGAATATACCAAAACCATTCAGGTAACAGGCGGTCAGATGCTTGATGATATGGATCTTGAAAGGGAGAGAGGAATTACCATTAAAAGTCACGCCATACAGATGGAATATTTGTATAAAGGCGAAAAATATATTCTTAACCTGATTGATACTCCGGGACACGTGGACTTTTCTTACGAAGTATCCCGTTCTATTGCAGCTTGCGAAGGAGCTTTGCTTATTGTTGATGCTTCTCAGGGAGTGCAGGCACAGACTATTTCCAATCTTTATATGGCTATTGATCACAATCTGGAAATTATTCCAGTGATTAATAAGTGTGATATGGCAAGTGCAATGCCAGAAGAAGTAGAAGACGAAATTGTTGAACTACTAGGTGTTGACAGATCTACCATTATCCGTGCATCAGGAAAGACTGGTATGGGCGTGGAAGAAATTCTGGAAGCTATCATAGAACGTGTTCCTTGTCCGGTTGGTGATGAAGAGGCGCCGCTGCAAGCACTTATTTTTGACTCTGTATTTAATTCTTTCCGAGGTATCATCGCTTACTTCAAGATTACCAATGGAGTAATCCGCGCAGGTGATAAGGTAAAATTCTTTAATACAGGAAAAGAATATGCAGCAGATGAGATTGGTGTGTTGAAGATGGATATGATTCCTAGAAAAGAGCTTCGTACAGGAGACGTGGGGTATATTATTTCCGGTATCAAAACTTCAAAAGAGGTGAAGGTAGGAGATACTATCACTCACATTGCCCGCCCATGTTCTAAGGCTATCTCTGGTTTCGAAGAGGTTAAACCAATGGTCTTTGCAGGAGTTTATCCTATTGAAGCTGAAGACTTTGAAGATCTTCGTGCTTCTCTGGAGAAATTACAGTTGAATGATGCATCGCTTACATTCCAGCCAGAGAGTTCATTGGCGTTGGGTTTTGGATTCCGTTGCGGATTCCTGGGATTACTTCACATGGAAATTGTTCAGGAACGTCTGGATCGTGAGTTTGATATGAATGTTATCACAACAGTTCCGAACGTATCTTACCAGATTTATGATAAACAAGGTGTTATGACCGAGGTTCACAATCCCGGTGGAATGCCCGATCCTACACTAATTGAACATATTGACGAACCATATATCAAAGCTTCGGTTATTACTAAGACCGATTATATTGGTCCTATCATGACTCTTTGTCTGGGTAAACGTGGAGAGCTTACTAAGCAGGAATATATCTCCGGTAATCGAATGGAGATTCATTATGATATGCCGCTGGGTGAAATTGTGATCGACTTCTATGATAAGCTGAAAAGTATATCAAAAGGTTATGCATCGTTCGATTATCATCAATCAGGTTTCCGTCCTTCTAAGTTAGTGAAGCTCGATATTTTGCTGAACGGCGAACCAGTGGATGCTCTTTCTACTCTTACCCATGTGGACAATGCCTACGATTTGGGTAAACGAATGTGTGAGAAACTAAAAGAACTGATACCAAGACAACAATTTGATATAGCTATTCAGGCAGCAATCGGCGCTAAGATTATCTCTCGTGAAACGATAAAGGCGGTTCGAAAAGATGTAACTGCCAAGTGTTACGGAGGTGATATCAGTCGTAAACGTAAATTGCTTGAAAAGCAGAAGAAGGGAAAGAAGAGAATGAAGCAGATTGGAAATGTGGAAGTTCCTCAGAAAGCTTTCCTTGCAGTATTGAAATTAGATTAA
- a CDS encoding winged helix-turn-helix domain-containing protein has protein sequence MLKEKAGIIAGQIWNALNDTEGLTVKQIKKATKLVDKDLYLGFGWLLREDKVSIQEIENDLFVALK, from the coding sequence ATGTTGAAAGAAAAAGCAGGAATTATTGCAGGTCAAATTTGGAATGCATTGAACGACACTGAAGGTTTAACAGTAAAACAAATTAAGAAGGCAACTAAGTTAGTTGACAAAGATCTTTATTTAGGCTTCGGATGGTTACTAAGAGAAGATAAAGTTTCTATTCAAGAAATTGAAAACGATCTATTCGTTGCTCTGAAGTAA